The following proteins are co-located in the Trichormus variabilis 0441 genome:
- the holA gene encoding DNA polymerase III subunit delta: MPIYVYWGEDDFAIAKAVTTLRDRVLDPLWTSFNYTSFPPEDSEAPIQALNQVMTPVFGAGGRLVWLMNTNLLQNCPENVLAELTRTLSVIPENSFLLLTCRNKPDERLKSTKLLKQSATEFREFPLIPPWKTELLIQAVNQAAQTVGVKLTPKSAELLAEAVGNDTRLLYNEMEKLRLYAEDNNRPIEENTVTRLVRNTTQNSLQLAAAIRVGDTAKALTILADLINAAEPELRIIATLIGQFRTWLWVKLMVESGERNPQAIAQAAEIGNPKRIYFLQQEVQSLSLRQLISCLPLLLELEVTVKQGRAEISILQIKIIELCQLCQRI, encoded by the coding sequence ATGCCAATTTATGTTTACTGGGGTGAGGATGACTTTGCGATCGCCAAAGCAGTGACAACTTTACGCGATCGCGTCCTTGATCCTCTGTGGACTAGTTTTAATTACACTAGTTTTCCCCCAGAAGACAGCGAAGCACCTATCCAGGCGTTAAACCAAGTTATGACACCGGTTTTTGGCGCTGGGGGAAGGTTAGTGTGGCTGATGAATACTAACCTCTTACAAAATTGTCCTGAGAATGTATTGGCGGAACTGACGCGCACTTTATCAGTAATTCCCGAAAATTCTTTTTTATTGCTTACCTGTCGTAATAAACCAGATGAACGCTTAAAATCCACAAAATTACTGAAGCAATCCGCCACTGAATTTCGAGAATTTCCCCTCATTCCACCGTGGAAGACGGAGTTACTGATCCAAGCTGTGAATCAAGCTGCTCAAACTGTAGGAGTAAAACTTACACCAAAATCAGCCGAACTTTTAGCAGAAGCTGTAGGTAATGATACACGGCTGCTTTACAATGAGATGGAGAAATTACGCCTGTACGCTGAGGATAACAATCGGCCTATTGAAGAAAATACTGTTACTCGGTTAGTCAGAAATACAACCCAAAATAGCTTACAACTAGCCGCAGCAATTAGAGTGGGCGACACAGCTAAAGCTTTGACTATTTTGGCTGATCTCATCAATGCTGCTGAACCAGAATTGCGGATAATAGCCACCTTAATTGGTCAATTTCGCACTTGGTTATGGGTGAAACTGATGGTAGAAAGTGGAGAACGCAATCCCCAGGCGATCGCCCAAGCTGCTGAAATCGGTAACCCTAAACGTATCTACTTTCTCCAGCAAGAAGTCCAATCACTTTCTCTCAGGCAATTAATTTCTTGTCTACCATTATTACTAGAGTTGGAGGTTACTGTTAAACAAGGCCGGGCTGAGATATCAATACTTCAAATTAAAATCATAGAACTCTGTCAACTATGCCAACGCATCTAA
- a CDS encoding PAS domain S-box protein, with amino-acid sequence MSNVDQVNYELADEVTALRQRIAELEQLEKQYQYKQVELERRIEDLQAKLRTPNIANVDIERHPEPVTLQRLQQEISQRQQVDAALTESEERWRLALDAANLGFWDWNVLTEKVVWSENHELLFGLVPGSFDGAYETFLCCVHPEDRESVMQVISACLNNKTDYYDEFRIVWPEKSIHWIAAKGRFFYNEQGQPVRMIGVCMDITESKRSEENTRQLATQVQEQANILNAILATSVDHIYILNRTGHYQYVSYGGAAVLGLHPQQMIGKTVQEIDLPQELIDKMNGQFLTVMKVGEPIKDECEYVAEDGKHYYEYILTPLRNVNHSIEGVITVSRDMTEHKRAEQSIRNSEARFRRLFESNLIGVAFWNVDGFITDANDAYLQIVGYTREEFDTLGKINWRELTPPDCEHLDTRAIAEVKANGISRIYEKQYIQRNGRRVSIVLGIALLDDSDEQGVAFVLDISERKLAEQQRDRLLCAERIARKDAEIANRIKDEFLAVLSHELRTPLNPILGWSKLLRSRQFDAATTDRALETIERNATLQTQLIEDLLDVSRILQGKLSLNVCPVSLPIVIGAAIDTVRLAAEAKEIKIQNVFDPELGQVMGDANRLQQVVWNLLSNAVKFTSPGGTVEIHLKAVNDQAQIQVIDTGKGITPEFLPYVFDYFRQADGTTTRKFGGLGLGLAIVRQVVELHGGTVQATSPGEGLGATFTVNLPLSPKHEAMNHEDKNPVSANFQPATLSGVRVLIVDDEPDIRDLVTFILEDYDVEVIAVSSAQEALEALSQSLPDIIVSDIGMPDVDGYMLMRQLRQRSPQEGGNLPAIALTAYAGEMNQQQALAAGFQLHISKPVDPDALIEAIGNLVNNQ; translated from the coding sequence ATGTCAAATGTGGATCAAGTCAACTATGAACTTGCTGATGAAGTAACAGCTTTACGACAACGTATAGCTGAATTAGAACAACTAGAAAAACAGTATCAGTATAAGCAAGTAGAACTTGAACGGCGTATAGAAGATTTGCAAGCAAAACTAAGAACACCAAATATAGCCAACGTTGACATCGAAAGGCATCCAGAACCTGTTACTTTGCAGCGACTCCAGCAAGAAATTTCTCAAAGACAACAGGTAGACGCAGCTTTAACAGAAAGTGAAGAAAGGTGGAGGCTGGCTTTAGATGCTGCTAATTTGGGTTTTTGGGATTGGAATGTCCTGACTGAAAAAGTGGTCTGGTCGGAAAATCACGAGCTGCTGTTTGGTCTAGTTCCGGGTAGTTTTGATGGCGCTTATGAGACTTTTTTATGCTGTGTTCATCCCGAAGATAGGGAATCTGTCATGCAGGTTATTAGTGCTTGCTTAAACAACAAGACTGATTACTATGATGAATTTCGTATTGTTTGGCCGGAAAAAAGCATACATTGGATTGCAGCTAAAGGTAGATTTTTCTATAACGAGCAAGGACAGCCAGTACGGATGATTGGGGTTTGCATGGATATTACCGAAAGCAAACGCTCAGAAGAAAATACTCGACAACTAGCAACCCAAGTTCAAGAACAAGCAAATATCTTAAATGCCATCCTCGCTACATCCGTTGATCATATTTATATCCTCAATCGCACCGGACACTATCAGTATGTAAGTTATGGTGGTGCTGCTGTTTTGGGTCTTCATCCACAGCAGATGATTGGTAAAACTGTACAAGAAATTGATTTACCTCAAGAATTAATAGACAAGATGAATGGTCAATTCCTAACGGTCATGAAAGTTGGGGAACCAATCAAAGACGAATGTGAATATGTAGCGGAAGATGGTAAACATTATTATGAATATATTTTGACACCGTTACGCAACGTTAACCACAGTATTGAAGGTGTGATTACAGTCTCGCGCGATATGACCGAACACAAACGCGCTGAACAATCTATCCGCAATAGTGAAGCCAGATTCCGCCGTTTGTTTGAGTCTAACTTGATTGGGGTAGCTTTTTGGAATGTGGATGGTTTTATTACCGATGCTAATGATGCTTATTTACAAATAGTTGGCTACACCCGTGAAGAATTTGACACCTTAGGCAAAATTAATTGGCGAGAACTCACCCCTCCAGATTGTGAACATTTGGACACTCGCGCGATCGCTGAAGTCAAAGCCAATGGAATTTCTCGCATTTACGAAAAGCAATACATTCAACGCAACGGTAGGCGGGTGTCCATTGTGCTGGGAATAGCTTTACTTGATGACTCTGATGAGCAAGGTGTGGCTTTTGTCCTAGATATTAGCGAACGCAAGTTGGCAGAACAACAACGCGATCGCCTATTATGTGCTGAGAGAATAGCCCGTAAAGATGCAGAAATCGCTAACCGTATCAAAGATGAGTTTTTGGCGGTTCTCTCCCATGAACTACGTACCCCCCTCAACCCCATTTTAGGCTGGTCAAAATTACTGCGCTCTCGTCAGTTTGATGCTGCAACTACAGACCGCGCTTTAGAAACTATTGAACGCAACGCTACACTACAAACGCAGTTAATTGAAGATTTATTAGATGTTTCCCGTATCCTTCAAGGAAAATTAAGCCTCAATGTTTGTCCTGTAAGTTTGCCAATTGTCATTGGAGCAGCAATTGATACTGTGCGGCTAGCAGCAGAAGCAAAAGAAATTAAAATTCAAAATGTCTTTGACCCTGAATTGGGTCAAGTTATGGGTGATGCCAATCGTCTACAACAAGTAGTCTGGAATCTTCTTTCTAACGCAGTTAAATTTACATCCCCTGGTGGTACAGTAGAAATCCATCTCAAAGCCGTTAATGATCAAGCACAAATTCAAGTAATTGATACGGGTAAAGGAATTACACCAGAGTTTTTACCTTATGTGTTCGATTACTTCCGTCAGGCTGATGGCACGACGACACGCAAATTTGGTGGCTTAGGTTTAGGACTAGCAATTGTGCGTCAAGTCGTAGAACTGCATGGTGGTACAGTTCAGGCCACAAGTCCAGGGGAAGGATTAGGGGCTACTTTTACGGTTAATTTACCACTCTCACCCAAACATGAAGCAATGAACCATGAGGATAAAAATCCTGTATCAGCTAACTTTCAACCCGCCACTCTTTCAGGCGTGAGAGTTTTGATTGTAGATGATGAACCAGACATCCGCGACTTAGTTACCTTTATTCTGGAAGATTATGATGTAGAAGTTATCGCTGTCTCATCGGCACAAGAAGCCCTAGAAGCCCTATCCCAATCTCTACCAGATATTATAGTTAGTGATATTGGAATGCCAGATGTAGACGGTTATATGCTGATGCGTCAACTCAGACAACGATCGCCTCAAGAGGGAGGGAATCTGCCGGCGATCGCCCTGACAGCTTACGCCGGAGAAATGAATCAGCAGCAAGCCCTAGCTGCCGGATTCCAACTACATATATCTAAGCCCGTAGATCCAGATGCTTTAATTGAGGCGATCGGTAATTTGGTCAATAATCAATAA
- the cobA gene encoding uroporphyrinogen-III C-methyltransferase: protein MTQQNGKVYLVGAGPGDVAYLTVKAYNLLATAQVLVYDALVDEQLLQCVSPDCLKLDVGKRGGKPSTPQADINHLLVKYCQEGALVVRLKSGDPFIFGRCTSEIEALKAAGCKFEVVPGISSSIAAPLLAGIPLTDPVMSRCFAVLTAHEPEVLDWEALSRLDTLVILMGGKNLADIINELLRRGQSHLTPIAIIRWAGTPSQQIWTGQLGDILEQTRGLSLSPAVIVIGEVVGLRKYLQPEKIFPENSTTPMSSNQPLTGKTILVTRSSGQSSQFSDRLTTLGATVIEMPALEIGSPSSWEELDQAIANLSQFEWLILTSTNGVDYFFERLNLQGKDTRALAGVKIAVVGEKTSQSLKQRGIQADFIPPNFVADSLVEHFPESLLNKKILFPRVESGGREILVKELSAKGAEVIEVAAYQSCCPSSIPPAAELALKNHTIDIITFASSKTVQFFHQLVDNIFPHNIPNTLAGICIASIGPQTSKTCHTLLGRVDVEAEEYTLDGLTQSIINWALKV, encoded by the coding sequence ATGACTCAACAAAATGGCAAAGTCTACCTTGTGGGTGCGGGGCCGGGAGATGTGGCATACCTCACAGTGAAAGCTTATAATCTACTGGCTACGGCTCAAGTGTTGGTTTATGATGCCCTAGTTGATGAGCAATTGTTGCAGTGTGTATCACCCGATTGTCTTAAACTAGATGTAGGTAAGCGTGGCGGTAAACCCAGCACACCACAAGCCGATATCAATCATTTACTAGTCAAATACTGCCAAGAAGGTGCATTAGTCGTTAGGTTGAAATCAGGCGACCCGTTTATTTTTGGACGCTGTACCTCTGAAATTGAGGCTTTGAAAGCAGCAGGCTGTAAATTTGAGGTAGTACCAGGAATTTCCTCATCCATAGCCGCGCCTTTATTAGCAGGAATCCCTCTCACTGACCCGGTGATGAGTCGTTGCTTTGCAGTGTTGACAGCCCACGAACCAGAAGTTTTAGACTGGGAGGCGCTGTCAAGGTTAGACACCCTGGTCATACTAATGGGTGGGAAAAACTTAGCAGATATAATTAATGAACTTTTAAGAAGAGGCCAATCGCATCTCACACCCATAGCTATTATTCGCTGGGCAGGAACCCCCAGTCAACAAATCTGGACTGGTCAACTGGGCGATATCCTTGAACAAACAAGGGGTTTATCTCTTTCCCCAGCAGTCATCGTCATTGGTGAAGTTGTCGGACTACGCAAGTACCTACAACCTGAGAAAATATTTCCAGAGAACTCAACTACACCTATGTCCAGCAACCAACCTCTCACTGGAAAAACCATCCTCGTCACCCGTTCATCTGGTCAATCGAGTCAATTTAGCGATCGCCTAACTACACTTGGCGCTACAGTAATAGAAATGCCAGCATTAGAAATAGGCTCCCCTTCTAGTTGGGAGGAATTAGATCAGGCGATCGCTAATTTATCTCAATTCGAGTGGTTAATTCTCACTTCTACCAACGGTGTAGATTATTTCTTTGAAAGACTCAACCTCCAAGGTAAAGATACTCGTGCTTTAGCTGGGGTAAAAATTGCCGTTGTTGGGGAAAAAACCTCCCAAAGCCTCAAACAAAGAGGAATCCAAGCAGATTTTATCCCCCCTAACTTTGTAGCTGATTCTTTAGTAGAGCATTTCCCTGAATCACTACTAAATAAAAAGATTTTATTTCCCAGAGTTGAAAGCGGTGGTAGAGAAATTTTAGTCAAAGAACTATCAGCAAAAGGCGCAGAAGTAATTGAAGTAGCTGCTTATCAATCTTGTTGTCCTAGTAGTATTCCCCCAGCAGCAGAACTAGCCTTAAAAAATCACACAATAGATATCATCACCTTTGCCAGTTCTAAAACTGTGCAATTTTTCCATCAACTTGTAGACAACATATTTCCTCACAATATCCCCAACACTTTAGCAGGAATATGTATTGCTTCCATCGGCCCCCAAACCTCGAAAACTTGTCATACCCTATTAGGTCGAGTAGATGTAGAAGCTGAAGAATATACTTTAGATGGATTAACCCAATCCATCATAAATTGGGCATTAAAAGTTTAA
- a CDS encoding helix-turn-helix transcriptional regulator: MMTFAKTSEQIEVSSKETKANFLQEVMERLEDGILIVTNAGEIVHANASAYDLCCQLSQGSLDSNLIPPMIWKLCQLLLNTHNLYPEKNIILSDEIMLDKSNTLRVRVRLIKLEQFITSCLLVTIENQYESLKSAALAEIRKYDLTPREAEIWRLYRSHNSYKEIATQLYITINTVKKHMKNIHAKRQAFLAVHQ; the protein is encoded by the coding sequence ATGATGACTTTCGCAAAGACATCGGAGCAAATAGAAGTTTCATCAAAAGAAACGAAAGCCAACTTTTTACAAGAAGTCATGGAAAGACTAGAAGATGGCATTCTTATTGTCACTAATGCCGGAGAAATAGTTCATGCCAATGCTTCAGCTTATGATTTATGTTGCCAGCTAAGTCAAGGTAGTCTTGATTCTAACCTTATTCCGCCGATGATTTGGAAATTGTGCCAACTCTTGCTCAATACTCATAATTTATATCCTGAAAAAAATATTATTTTATCTGATGAGATTATGCTCGACAAATCAAATACATTGAGAGTTCGCGTCAGATTAATTAAGCTAGAACAGTTCATCACATCTTGTTTATTAGTAACTATTGAAAATCAGTATGAATCTTTAAAAAGCGCAGCATTAGCCGAAATCAGGAAATACGATCTCACCCCTAGAGAAGCTGAAATCTGGCGACTTTATCGCTCTCATAATAGCTATAAAGAAATTGCTACCCAGCTTTACATTACTATCAATACTGTCAAGAAACACATGAAGAATATTCACGCTAAACGCCAGGCATTCCTAGCAGTTCACCAATGA
- a CDS encoding tetratricopeptide repeat protein produces MLEHLQLTDILATVAVLVSITFLIYFAGKTLVTSNFFQKGVNLYQQKDYPGAEAAFRKVIAINSTNDVVRLFLGDVLREQGKVAEATELFQEVINRSPKNPQGYLRLATILMQQEKQAEAKTNLQKAQELLQKQRQPETAKRVAKLLEQMNTKTI; encoded by the coding sequence ATGCTCGAACACCTTCAATTAACTGACATTTTGGCAACTGTTGCCGTCCTTGTTAGTATCACATTCCTAATTTATTTCGCCGGGAAAACCTTAGTTACTTCCAACTTCTTTCAGAAAGGAGTTAATCTCTATCAACAAAAAGATTATCCAGGTGCAGAAGCAGCATTCCGCAAAGTTATAGCTATCAACTCTACTAATGATGTAGTCCGCTTGTTTTTGGGAGACGTTTTAAGGGAACAAGGTAAAGTCGCAGAAGCAACAGAATTATTTCAAGAAGTTATTAACCGTAGCCCAAAAAATCCTCAAGGTTACTTACGTTTAGCAACTATTCTTATGCAGCAAGAAAAACAAGCAGAAGCTAAAACCAACTTACAAAAAGCTCAAGAATTATTGCAAAAACAACGTCAACCAGAAACAGCTAAACGGGTTGCTAAATTATTAGAGCAAATGAATACTAAGACAATCTGA
- a CDS encoding DUF4168 domain-containing protein, with protein sequence MKMINQPFYRRTSMQNLLVKTLFFGIFTSTSLFISTVSLKANAQNQSFNNTEITGYAQAVLAMEPARQQAFGEIKRIVGDRDVPKIVCNEPNSMNALPGKARDIAVNYCNHSQKIVSDYGLTIDQFNRITLEIQSNNNLKRQVYNTLIRLQKNTNSQ encoded by the coding sequence ATGAAGATGATAAATCAACCTTTTTACCGACGAACTAGTATGCAAAATTTACTTGTCAAAACTTTGTTTTTTGGCATTTTCACTAGTACTAGTTTGTTTATCAGTACTGTGAGCTTAAAAGCTAATGCTCAAAATCAATCCTTTAATAATACGGAAATTACTGGTTATGCTCAAGCTGTATTAGCAATGGAGCCAGCACGTCAACAAGCCTTTGGAGAAATTAAAAGAATTGTCGGTGATAGAGATGTTCCCAAGATTGTTTGTAATGAGCCAAATAGTATGAATGCTCTACCAGGTAAGGCTAGAGATATTGCTGTAAATTACTGTAATCATTCTCAAAAAATTGTTAGCGATTACGGTCTGACTATAGACCAATTTAATAGAATAACCCTGGAAATCCAAAGTAATAACAACTTAAAACGGCAGGTTTACAATACATTAATCCGCCTACAAAAAAATACTAACTCTCAATAG
- the pabB gene encoding aminodeoxychorismate synthase component I, with protein sequence MGDIKTLIIDNYDSYTFNLYQMIAEVNGELPLVIHNDKLDWYELKQLVFDNIVISPGPGRPENLKDFGICQQILQNYLDVPLLGVCLGHQGIGHYYGGKVIHAPEPQHGRLSDVYHSGGDLFQEIPTPFSVVRYHSLLVAEELPSCLEKVAWTEDGLVMGLRHRHLPLWGVQFHPESICSEYGYKLLENFQGITEEFIRQNGRHRPKLEGKIFSISPNSPTPAPPQEFTVCSRKLDYYPDTEQAFVHLFGEDPHAFWLDSSFVEPGLSRFSFMGGSGGKNSLLVSYCTQSQELTITQSGEVTRTQESIFDYLKREINRRRCPSDELPFDFNCGFVGYFGYELKAESGSGLEHPSSCPDAILLLSDRLIAFDHQEQTTYLVYLAPVGETAPAKDWFEITEKRLRTLPPLPPLVPSTTSHPVTFRLSRSYQTYKDDISRCLKEIREGETYQVCLTNQLRTDTTTDPLTFYRRLRQVNPAPYSAFLRFGEMAIACSSPERFLQIDRQGWVETKPIKGTVRRGETPEEDFLLRESLRSSEKEQAENLMIVDLLRNDLGRVCQVGSIHVPKLMDVESYATVHQLVSTIRGFLSPDMDATDCIRMAFPGGSMTGAPKLRTMEIIDQLEQEARGVYSGAIGFLGVNGAADLNIVIRTAVLTPNQTSIGIGGGIVALSEVEMEFQETILKADALIQAMLLTVHGEYHPSLYRILGMPTEVFC encoded by the coding sequence ATGGGCGATATCAAAACACTAATTATTGACAACTACGACTCTTATACTTTTAATCTCTACCAGATGATTGCTGAAGTCAACGGAGAGTTGCCCCTTGTTATTCATAATGACAAATTAGACTGGTACGAATTAAAACAACTTGTTTTTGATAATATAGTTATTTCTCCTGGGCCTGGTCGTCCTGAAAACCTAAAAGATTTTGGTATTTGTCAACAGATACTACAAAACTATTTAGATGTTCCCTTACTTGGTGTTTGCCTTGGTCATCAAGGAATTGGTCATTATTATGGTGGTAAGGTAATCCACGCACCAGAACCTCAACATGGTCGATTGAGCGATGTTTATCACAGTGGTGGTGATTTATTCCAAGAAATTCCTACACCTTTCTCTGTTGTTCGTTATCATTCTTTGCTAGTTGCTGAAGAATTGCCCAGTTGTTTAGAAAAAGTAGCATGGACTGAAGACGGGTTGGTGATGGGGTTGCGTCATCGTCATTTGCCATTGTGGGGGGTGCAGTTTCATCCAGAATCTATCTGTAGCGAGTATGGATATAAACTTCTGGAAAACTTCCAAGGTATTACTGAAGAATTCATCCGCCAAAATGGTAGACATCGCCCCAAATTAGAAGGCAAAATTTTCTCTATTTCTCCTAACTCACCTACTCCAGCGCCACCCCAAGAATTTACTGTTTGTAGTCGAAAATTAGATTATTACCCCGATACAGAACAAGCATTTGTCCACCTTTTTGGTGAAGATCCTCATGCTTTTTGGCTTGATAGTAGCTTTGTAGAACCAGGATTATCCCGTTTCTCTTTTATGGGGGGAAGCGGGGGGAAAAACAGTTTACTCGTTTCTTACTGCACCCAATCTCAAGAACTGACGATTACACAATCGGGTGAGGTGACACGCACTCAAGAGAGTATTTTTGACTATCTCAAACGAGAAATTAATCGTCGCCGTTGCCCATCTGATGAGCTACCCTTTGATTTCAATTGTGGTTTTGTGGGCTACTTTGGTTATGAACTTAAGGCAGAATCCGGGTCTGGGTTAGAACATCCCTCATCATGTCCCGATGCTATCTTGCTTTTAAGCGATCGCCTGATTGCTTTTGACCACCAAGAGCAAACCACTTACTTAGTTTACCTCGCCCCTGTGGGTGAAACTGCACCAGCTAAAGATTGGTTTGAGATAACTGAGAAACGTCTGCGGACACTCCCACCTCTTCCTCCCCTCGTCCCTAGTACTACATCTCACCCCGTTACTTTCCGTTTAAGTCGGTCATACCAGACATACAAAGATGATATTTCCAGGTGTCTCAAAGAAATTCGTGAGGGGGAAACTTACCAAGTCTGCCTGACTAATCAATTACGCACAGACACAACTACTGATCCACTGACATTTTATCGCCGATTACGCCAAGTTAATCCGGCTCCCTACTCTGCTTTTCTACGCTTTGGGGAGATGGCGATCGCCTGTTCTTCCCCGGAGCGATTTCTGCAAATTGACCGTCAAGGCTGGGTAGAAACCAAGCCGATCAAAGGTACTGTACGCCGGGGAGAGACTCCCGAAGAAGATTTTTTACTCCGGGAGAGTTTGCGTAGCAGCGAAAAAGAACAAGCTGAAAACTTGATGATTGTTGATTTATTACGCAACGATTTAGGGCGAGTTTGTCAAGTCGGGAGTATCCATGTTCCCAAATTAATGGATGTAGAAAGTTACGCGACGGTGCATCAACTTGTCAGTACTATCCGTGGTTTCTTATCCCCCGACATGGACGCAACCGACTGCATCCGGATGGCATTTCCCGGCGGCTCTATGACAGGTGCGCCTAAACTGAGAACTATGGAGATTATTGATCAACTTGAGCAAGAGGCGCGGGGAGTTTATTCTGGGGCGATCGGTTTTTTGGGTGTAAACGGTGCAGCCGACTTGAATATTGTCATTCGTACCGCCGTGCTGACACCAAATCAAACTTCTATAGGGATTGGGGGTGGGATTGTCGCACTCTCTGAGGTGGAAATGGAATTTCAGGAAACTATCCTCAAAGCTGATGCTTTAATTCAGGCGATGCTCTTAACTGTTCACGGAGAATATCATCCCAGTCTCTACCGCATTTTAGGAATGCCAACAGAGGTTTTCTGTTGA
- a CDS encoding homogentisate phytyltransferase: MNQSSQNRPLRPKPLQSSFQWLYAFWKFSRPHTIIGTSLSVLGLYLISIAVSSTGFALTQINSVLGAWLACVCGNVYIVGLNQLEDIEIDKVNKPHLPLASGEFSRKQGQIIVILTGILALALAWLNGPYLFGMVAVSLAIGTAYSLPPIRLKQFPFWAALCIFSVRGTIVNLGLYLHFSWLLQNKQSIPLPVWILTVFILIFTFAIAIFKDIPDMEGDRLYNITTLTIQLGPQAVFNLAMWVLTVCYLGMVIVGVLRLGTINSVFLVITHLIILCWMWMQSLAVDIHDKTAIAQFYQFIWKLFFLEYLMFPIACLLA, translated from the coding sequence ATGAACCAAAGTTCCCAAAACAGACCATTGCGCCCTAAACCATTGCAATCATCTTTCCAGTGGCTTTATGCTTTTTGGAAATTTTCCCGCCCACACACAATTATTGGCACGAGTCTCAGTGTTTTGGGCTTATATTTAATTTCTATCGCTGTTAGTTCCACAGGTTTTGCCCTAACTCAGATAAACTCCGTTTTAGGAGCATGGCTGGCCTGTGTATGTGGCAATGTTTATATTGTGGGGTTAAATCAATTAGAAGATATTGAAATTGATAAAGTTAATAAACCTCATTTACCTCTAGCGTCAGGGGAATTTAGCCGTAAACAAGGACAGATAATTGTAATTCTGACGGGAATTCTCGCCCTAGCATTAGCTTGGTTAAATGGCCCTTATTTATTTGGTATGGTGGCGGTGAGTTTAGCTATTGGTACAGCCTATTCTTTACCACCAATTCGTTTAAAACAGTTTCCCTTTTGGGCGGCCCTGTGTATTTTTTCAGTACGGGGAACGATTGTCAATTTAGGATTATATCTGCACTTTAGTTGGCTACTACAAAATAAACAGTCAATTCCTCTACCTGTATGGATATTGACGGTTTTTATTTTAATATTTACCTTTGCGATCGCCATCTTTAAAGACATCCCTGATATGGAAGGCGATCGCCTCTACAATATTACCACTCTCACCATCCAACTAGGGCCGCAAGCCGTCTTTAATTTGGCAATGTGGGTATTAACAGTTTGTTACTTGGGTATGGTCATAGTTGGTGTGCTACGGCTAGGTACAATTAACTCAGTGTTTCTGGTCATAACTCATCTCATAATCCTCTGTTGGATGTGGATGCAGAGTTTAGCCGTAGATATACATGATAAAACGGCGATCGCTCAATTCTATCAATTCATTTGGAAGCTATTTTTCTTAGAATATTTAATGTTTCCCATTGCCTGTCTTTTAGCTTAA